Proteins encoded together in one Erinaceus europaeus chromosome 11, mEriEur2.1, whole genome shotgun sequence window:
- the HEXB gene encoding beta-hexosaminidase subunit beta isoform X1, translated as MRLHLLLCALLAPAPLAPAASALRNPGLWPLPLSVHLSPHLLHLSPETFRISHHPASTLGPFCTLLQKAFLRYHGYIFGAHKTRHRSPRLNKHGQLQQLTALVVQDSECDAFPSISSDESYALNVSGSVAVLKANEVWGVLRGLETFSQLIYEDSDRKFTINEACITDSPRFPHRGILIDTARHYLPVKTILKTLDAMAMNKFNVLHWHIVDDQAFPYQSATFPQLSKKGSYTLTHVYRPKDVREVIEFARRRGIRVLPEFDTPGHTQSWGKGQKNLLTVCDAKEKFSTVYGPINPALNSTYTFLSRLFAEISRVFPDEFIHLGGDEVDLLCWKSNAEIQKFMKQNKRFKDVRELESFYIQKVLNIISTLKKRPIIWQEAFDDHAKLHPDTVVQVWINRDYHLEQARVTAAGYPVLLSAPWYLDYINSGEDWRAYYAVEPLNFPGSERQKQLVLGGEACLWGEFVDATNLMPRLWPRASAVGERLWSNKEVSSTKEAYNRLTVHRCRMVRRGIAAQPLFTGYCDHEYNIEK; from the exons ATGCGGCTGCACCTGCTACTCTGCGCGCTGCTGGCGCCCGCGCCCCTCGCCCCCGCGGCCTCTGCCCTGCGGAACCCGGGCCTGTGGCCCCTGCCCCTGTCGGTGCATCTGTCGCCTCACCTGCTGCACCTGTCGCCGGAAACCTTCCGCATCAGCCACCATCCCGCCTCCACCTTGGGTCCCTTCTGCACGCTCCTGCAGAAGGCGTTTCTGCG gtaccACGGCTATATTTTCGGTGCCCACAAGACGCGTCATCGGTCTCCCAGACTCAACAAACATGGGCAGCTGCAGCAGCTCACGGCCTTGGTTGTCCAAGACTCAGAGTGTGATGCTTTCCCCAGCATCTCTTCAGATGAGTCCT atGCTTTAAATGTGTCAGGATCAGTGGCTGTCCTTAAGGCCAACGAAGTCTGGGGAGTGCTGAGAG GTTTAGAGACCTTTAGCCAATTGATTTATGAAGACTCTGATCGAAAA ttCACCATTAATGAAGCCTGCATTACTGATTCTCCGAGGTTTCCTCACCGAGGAATTTTAATTGACACAGCCAGACATTACCTGCCAGTTAAGACTATTTTAAAAACGCTG GACGCCATGGCCATGAACAAGTTCAACGTGCTACACTGGCACATAGTGGATGACCAGGCGTTCCCATACCAGAGTGCCACGTTTCCGCAGTTAAGCAAAAAG GGAAGCTATACTCTGACTCATGTGTATAGACCAAAGGATGTCCGTGAGGTGATTGAATTTGCCCGGCGCCGAGGGATCCGAGTCCTGCCAGAGTTTGATACCCCTGGACACACACAGTCTTGGGGTAAAG GTCAGAAGAACCTTTTGACTGTGTGTGACGCTAAAGAGAAGTTTTCGACAGTGTATGGACCTATCAACCCTGCTCTGAATTCGACTTACACCTTCCTGTCCAGACTTTTCGCAGAAATCAGTCGAGTGTTTCCAGATGAGTTCATTCACTTGGGAGGAGATGAAGTGGACTTGCTCTGTTG gaagtcCAATGCAGAAATCCAAAAGTTCATGAAGCAGAATAAACGTTTCAAAGATGTTAGAGAACTAGAATCCTTCTACATTCAAAA ggTTTTGAATATTATTTCCACTCTAAAGAAGAGGCCCATCATCTGGCAAGAGGCTTTTGATGATCATGCGAAG CTTCATCCTGACACAGTAGTTCAAGTATGGATCAATAGGGATTACCACTTAGAACAAGCCAGGGTCACGGCAGCCGGCTACCCTGTGCTCCTCTCCGCCCCCTGGTATTTGGACTACATCAACTCCGGGGAGGACTGGAGGGCGTACTATGCCGTGGAACCTCTTAATTTTCCTG GTTctgagaggcagaaacaacttGTCCTCGGAGGAGAAGCTTGTCTGTGGGGAGAGTTTGTGGACGCCACCAACCTCATGCCGAGACTGTG GCCTCGGGCGAGTGCAGTTGGGGAGAGACTCTGGAGCAACAAAGAGGTCAGCTCCACCAAGGAAGCCTACAACAGACTGACAGTTCACCGCTGCAGGATGGTCAG GCGAGGCATAGCTGCGCAACCTCTTTTTACTGGATACTGTGATCATGAGTACAACATAGAAAAATGA
- the HEXB gene encoding beta-hexosaminidase subunit beta isoform X2 has product MAMNKFNVLHWHIVDDQAFPYQSATFPQLSKKGSYTLTHVYRPKDVREVIEFARRRGIRVLPEFDTPGHTQSWGKGQKNLLTVCDAKEKFSTVYGPINPALNSTYTFLSRLFAEISRVFPDEFIHLGGDEVDLLCWKSNAEIQKFMKQNKRFKDVRELESFYIQKVLNIISTLKKRPIIWQEAFDDHAKLHPDTVVQVWINRDYHLEQARVTAAGYPVLLSAPWYLDYINSGEDWRAYYAVEPLNFPGSERQKQLVLGGEACLWGEFVDATNLMPRLWPRASAVGERLWSNKEVSSTKEAYNRLTVHRCRMVRRGIAAQPLFTGYCDHEYNIEK; this is encoded by the exons ATGGCCATGAACAAGTTCAACGTGCTACACTGGCACATAGTGGATGACCAGGCGTTCCCATACCAGAGTGCCACGTTTCCGCAGTTAAGCAAAAAG GGAAGCTATACTCTGACTCATGTGTATAGACCAAAGGATGTCCGTGAGGTGATTGAATTTGCCCGGCGCCGAGGGATCCGAGTCCTGCCAGAGTTTGATACCCCTGGACACACACAGTCTTGGGGTAAAG GTCAGAAGAACCTTTTGACTGTGTGTGACGCTAAAGAGAAGTTTTCGACAGTGTATGGACCTATCAACCCTGCTCTGAATTCGACTTACACCTTCCTGTCCAGACTTTTCGCAGAAATCAGTCGAGTGTTTCCAGATGAGTTCATTCACTTGGGAGGAGATGAAGTGGACTTGCTCTGTTG gaagtcCAATGCAGAAATCCAAAAGTTCATGAAGCAGAATAAACGTTTCAAAGATGTTAGAGAACTAGAATCCTTCTACATTCAAAA ggTTTTGAATATTATTTCCACTCTAAAGAAGAGGCCCATCATCTGGCAAGAGGCTTTTGATGATCATGCGAAG CTTCATCCTGACACAGTAGTTCAAGTATGGATCAATAGGGATTACCACTTAGAACAAGCCAGGGTCACGGCAGCCGGCTACCCTGTGCTCCTCTCCGCCCCCTGGTATTTGGACTACATCAACTCCGGGGAGGACTGGAGGGCGTACTATGCCGTGGAACCTCTTAATTTTCCTG GTTctgagaggcagaaacaacttGTCCTCGGAGGAGAAGCTTGTCTGTGGGGAGAGTTTGTGGACGCCACCAACCTCATGCCGAGACTGTG GCCTCGGGCGAGTGCAGTTGGGGAGAGACTCTGGAGCAACAAAGAGGTCAGCTCCACCAAGGAAGCCTACAACAGACTGACAGTTCACCGCTGCAGGATGGTCAG GCGAGGCATAGCTGCGCAACCTCTTTTTACTGGATACTGTGATCATGAGTACAACATAGAAAAATGA